A stretch of Roseiconus lacunae DNA encodes these proteins:
- a CDS encoding DegT/DnrJ/EryC1/StrS family aminotransferase: MAKHKDAMHKFQNTRDAAILEAEGDNIVLFHPVVSEKAIQNVTKVLRSRWVGEGPRVREFEKAFERELSIKGEAVAVGSCTDALHLSYVLSNIQPDDEVIVPVFTCTATNIPLLYLNARIRFADVEPDTLNIDFNHVRTLVSERTKAIVCVHYGGLCCDMSQLVRLANELEVPLIEDAAQGIGAVQNGIPVGSFGAFSAFSFQAVKHFTTGDGGMLVLRNEQLADRARRMRWFGIDRSAKQNGTWGNDITELGYKYQMTDIAAAMGLAGLEELKSRIQHRRNLLRQYFDSLSGIDGIRLLGKNRPECENAAWLCTAMVEGREAFQQLLRAQGVESGQVHYRNDRYSIFNRFRDTETPNMDAVEGKYVCLPLHDAMSSEQVDRVCSLIRKGW, encoded by the coding sequence GTGGCGAAGCACAAAGATGCGATGCATAAGTTTCAGAATACACGCGACGCTGCGATACTTGAAGCAGAAGGTGATAATATCGTGTTATTTCATCCGGTCGTGTCAGAAAAAGCAATTCAAAATGTAACAAAGGTTCTCAGGAGTCGTTGGGTCGGTGAGGGACCACGTGTAAGAGAGTTTGAAAAGGCGTTTGAACGTGAGCTTTCGATCAAGGGTGAGGCGGTCGCGGTCGGTTCGTGCACCGACGCATTGCACCTTTCGTACGTTCTGTCGAACATACAACCCGATGACGAAGTCATCGTACCAGTTTTTACTTGTACGGCAACAAACATCCCCCTTCTCTATCTCAATGCAAGGATTCGGTTTGCCGATGTTGAACCAGATACGTTGAACATCGATTTTAATCATGTACGAACGCTCGTTTCAGAGAGAACAAAAGCGATCGTATGCGTTCATTATGGCGGGCTGTGCTGTGATATGTCGCAGCTAGTGAGGCTTGCGAATGAACTTGAAGTCCCTCTAATTGAAGACGCAGCGCAAGGTATTGGAGCCGTTCAGAATGGCATACCGGTTGGAAGTTTCGGAGCATTTTCGGCATTTTCGTTTCAGGCGGTCAAGCATTTTACAACCGGAGACGGCGGGATGCTGGTTTTGCGAAATGAGCAGCTTGCCGACAGAGCGCGTCGAATGCGTTGGTTTGGGATTGATCGATCAGCTAAGCAAAACGGAACTTGGGGAAACGACATTACGGAGCTTGGTTACAAATACCAGATGACCGATATCGCAGCGGCAATGGGTTTAGCTGGTCTTGAAGAGCTAAAGAGTCGCATCCAACACCGACGAAATCTGTTGCGGCAGTATTTTGATTCATTGTCGGGGATTGATGGAATTCGCCTGCTAGGGAAGAATCGGCCTGAATGCGAAAATGCCGCGTGGCTATGTACCGCAATGGTTGAAGGCCGCGAAGCGTTTCAGCAGTTACTACGGGCTCAGGGAGTCGAATCCGGGCAAGTTCACTATCGGAATGATCGATACTCAATTTTTAATCGGTTTCGCGACACAGAGACACCGAATATGGATGCTGTCGAAGGCAAATATGTTTGCCTTCCGCTCCATGATGCAATGAGTTCGGAACAAGTAGATCGGGTCTGTAGCCTGATCCGAAAAGGGTGGTGA
- a CDS encoding methyltransferase domain-containing protein, producing MNVLIPTVLDCDVPVREDAFCEINLERVCRLAGQSKLGEPVSRELEWLYQSQGIHREEWAIFTKDLETVAVCQSFCDELSQVGTIDSMTDLCCGIGTLSLACSASLGITRVSGVDVNERWLRCFQQLSLQQNESCEYRFVKKDITKISVPSVELDNLRSDIVVANPQFGPVIAYAIRLAFSIANVGVILILPLNALREVAASPAGEQRTESSGATVELDLVRNSSDWTLTRLYPLVAADGIAEVGVFLFAKNE from the coding sequence GTGAATGTTTTGATCCCCACTGTGCTTGACTGCGATGTGCCGGTGCGAGAGGACGCTTTCTGCGAGATAAACCTAGAGCGAGTTTGTCGCTTGGCAGGGCAATCAAAGTTGGGCGAGCCCGTAAGTCGCGAACTGGAATGGCTCTACCAGTCGCAGGGCATACATCGCGAAGAATGGGCAATTTTTACAAAAGACCTAGAGACGGTTGCTGTCTGTCAGTCGTTTTGTGATGAGCTTTCGCAAGTTGGTACGATCGATTCGATGACCGATCTTTGCTGTGGAATAGGGACATTGTCACTGGCTTGTTCGGCATCGCTTGGCATCACGCGCGTCTCTGGCGTTGATGTTAACGAACGCTGGCTTCGGTGCTTCCAGCAGTTGTCTTTACAACAAAACGAATCCTGTGAATATAGATTCGTCAAAAAAGACATCACGAAGATATCGGTGCCAAGCGTTGAATTGGACAATCTTCGATCCGATATAGTCGTTGCAAATCCGCAATTTGGCCCAGTGATCGCGTATGCGATTCGATTGGCTTTCTCCATTGCGAATGTCGGTGTGATCCTAATTCTTCCGCTTAATGCCCTGCGTGAAGTTGCGGCGAGCCCTGCAGGCGAACAACGCACGGAATCCTCGGGAGCGACTGTCGAACTGGATTTGGTACGCAATTCCTCTGACTGGACCCTGACGCGCCTATACCCTCTCGTCGCTGCTGATGGTATAGCAGAAGTGGGGGTTTTCCTGTTTGCAAAAAATGAATAA
- a CDS encoding glycosyltransferase family 2 protein, giving the protein MCPIFDMYYESSDISFVLRGLGFRCVVNSDSVVYHYGRSFRGYEYTNYFYVFRNKPIFWRFHDEEKYMSTRSDYLEKIVEFEETISAKKFLTESDEEALTLSLSMKEGLRISDALHYRPSAELKLYNPRSTVLVHSRYLGVDRANSRE; this is encoded by the coding sequence TTGTGCCCTATATTTGATATGTACTACGAAAGTAGCGACATCTCGTTCGTACTTCGCGGGCTAGGCTTTCGTTGCGTTGTGAACAGCGATTCCGTTGTGTATCACTATGGGCGTTCCTTTAGGGGCTATGAATACACCAATTACTTCTATGTGTTTCGGAACAAGCCAATATTCTGGCGATTTCACGATGAAGAAAAGTACATGTCAACGCGAAGTGACTATCTAGAAAAAATCGTTGAATTCGAGGAAACAATTTCCGCGAAGAAATTCCTGACAGAATCGGATGAGGAAGCACTTACACTTTCGTTATCGATGAAGGAAGGTTTGCGGATTTCCGATGCACTTCACTACCGTCCCTCTGCGGAACTAAAGCTATACAATCCGCGATCAACTGTACTGGTTCATTCGCGATATCTTGGTGTCGACAGGGCCAACAGTCGTGAGTAG
- a CDS encoding class I SAM-dependent methyltransferase, which translates to MTLEHGSDDDIRWLLPFCDTIFGADIDASLAFLLHVFGEMKVENNSRVLDAGCGVGRLTHPLALQGFEVVGIDTNPVYIDYAKTRNTGSPISPTFDLDSITSLSTQPDGCFDSVICMLSVFHYLVGREDAENAMKAISRVLKPSGCFVIDLFNPFSILKSFQEVRTLTYRQGEYSIEHTFEHELFPAHQRWDHVGTISLFLDGKKLNSTSELHSIRHYTFYELCSLAKIAGLKVCDSYASYDSRTPSKWDSDVPDGSRMIVVGKKDS; encoded by the coding sequence ATGACATTAGAGCACGGTAGCGACGATGACATTCGCTGGCTTCTTCCATTCTGCGATACAATTTTTGGGGCCGACATCGACGCAAGCCTTGCATTTCTGCTCCATGTTTTTGGTGAAATGAAGGTTGAAAATAACTCGCGTGTACTGGATGCGGGGTGTGGTGTTGGAAGGCTTACGCATCCGTTGGCATTGCAAGGGTTTGAGGTCGTCGGCATCGACACCAACCCCGTGTACATCGACTATGCGAAAACGCGGAATACGGGTTCGCCTATCAGTCCAACGTTCGATTTGGACAGCATTACATCGTTAAGTACACAACCAGACGGCTGCTTCGACTCTGTGATCTGCATGTTGTCTGTCTTTCACTATCTCGTGGGGCGAGAAGATGCGGAAAATGCGATGAAGGCAATTAGCCGCGTCCTGAAGCCTAGCGGGTGTTTTGTGATTGATCTTTTCAACCCGTTTTCGATTTTGAAGAGTTTTCAAGAGGTCCGTACGCTTACGTACCGGCAAGGCGAGTACAGTATTGAACACACTTTCGAGCATGAGCTGTTCCCAGCACACCAGCGATGGGATCACGTCGGGACAATCTCACTATTTCTCGATGGCAAAAAGTTGAATTCAACATCAGAATTGCATTCGATCCGCCACTACACGTTCTATGAACTTTGCTCTCTCGCGAAAATTGCTGGGCTAAAGGTTTGTGATTCGTATGCATCCTACGACTCTCGGACACCTAGCAAATGGGATTCTGACGTTCCAGATGGCAGTCGAATGATCGTTGTGGGGAAGAAAGATTCGTGA
- a CDS encoding ribbon-helix-helix domain-containing protein, whose amino-acid sequence MANSLNLSLTDELRAFIDENCGDGTLYATPSEFVRDVLRQMKLKKETAEARDSILAGYRDAIEGRTVDFAGDLRKAMKKAKS is encoded by the coding sequence GTGGCCAATTCACTCAACCTATCGCTCACAGACGAACTTCGCGCCTTCATCGACGAGAATTGTGGCGACGGCACGCTTTACGCGACTCCCAGCGAGTTCGTGCGCGATGTTCTGCGGCAAATGAAACTCAAGAAGGAAACCGCTGAAGCCCGCGACAGTATTCTTGCTGGTTACCGCGATGCAATCGAAGGTCGCACCGTGGACTTCGCAGGGGATCTTCGAAAGGCAATGAAGAAAGCCAAGTCGTGA